Proteins from a single region of Flavobacterium sp. YJ01:
- the mdh gene encoding malate dehydrogenase produces MKVTIVGAGNVGATCADVISYRGIASEVVLLDIKEGFAEGKALDITQCATNTGFNTKVSGVTNDYSKTAGSDVVVITSGIPRKPGMTREELIGINAGIVKGVAENVLKYSPNTIIVVVSNPMDTMTYLALKATGLPKNRIIGMGGALDSSRFRTYLSLALDKPANDISAMVIGGHGDTTMIPLTRLASYNGIPVSQFLSEEVLQKVAADTMVGGATLTGLLGTSAWYAPGASVAYLVDSILNDQKKMIACSVFVEGEYGQNDICIGVPCIIGRNGVEEIVDIKLNDQEKALFAKSADAVRSMNDALKTILV; encoded by the coding sequence ATGAAAGTTACCATTGTAGGAGCAGGAAATGTTGGAGCTACATGTGCAGATGTTATTTCTTATAGAGGAATTGCAAGCGAAGTAGTATTGTTGGATATTAAAGAAGGTTTTGCCGAAGGTAAAGCGTTAGATATTACACAATGTGCTACAAATACAGGTTTTAATACTAAAGTATCTGGCGTTACCAATGATTATTCTAAAACTGCTGGAAGTGATGTTGTTGTAATAACATCGGGTATTCCAAGAAAACCAGGAATGACAAGAGAAGAATTAATAGGTATAAATGCAGGAATTGTAAAAGGAGTTGCAGAAAACGTTTTAAAATATTCTCCTAATACAATAATTGTTGTAGTTTCCAATCCGATGGATACGATGACATATTTGGCTTTAAAAGCTACTGGTTTGCCAAAAAACAGAATAATAGGTATGGGAGGAGCTCTAGATAGTTCGCGTTTTAGAACCTATCTTTCTCTTGCTTTAGATAAACCTGCAAATGATATTTCGGCAATGGTAATTGGTGGTCATGGTGATACGACTATGATTCCGTTAACACGTCTAGCATCTTATAATGGAATTCCAGTTTCTCAATTTCTTTCAGAAGAGGTATTGCAGAAAGTAGCTGCTGATACTATGGTAGGTGGAGCAACGCTTACAGGGTTGCTTGGAACTTCTGCTTGGTATGCGCCAGGAGCCTCTGTGGCTTATTTAGTAGACAGTATTTTGAATGATCAGAAAAAAATGATTGCATGTTCTGTTTTTGTAGAAGGAGAATATGGTCAAAATGATATATGTATTGGAGTGCCTTGTATAATAGGTAGAAATGGTGTTGAAGAAATTGTAGACATTAAATTAAATGATCAGGAAAAAGCGTTATTTGCGAAAAGTGCAGATGCAGTTCGTAGTATGAATGATGCTTTAAAAACGATTTTAGTATAA
- the gyrB gene encoding DNA topoisomerase (ATP-hydrolyzing) subunit B: protein MSEEIKKNNYSADSIQALEGMEHVRMRPSMYIGDVGVRGLHHLVYEVVDNSIDEAMGGHCDTISVAINEDGSVTVEDNGRGIPVDLHKKEGVSALEVVMTKIGAGGKFDKDSYKVSGGLHGVGVSVVNALSVHMKSTVFREGKIYEQEYERGKSLYPVKQIGETEKRGTRQTFYPDDTIFTQTTEFSYDTLSARMRELSFLNKGITITFTDKREVDEKGEFRSEVFHSDEGLKEYIRYLDGNREPIVSHVISMDNDKGEIPVEVALIYNTSYTENIFSYVNNINTHEGGTHLQGFRSGLTRTLKKYADASGLLDKLKFEIAGDDFREGLTAIISVKVSEPQFEGQTKTKLGNREVVSPVSQAVGEMLENYLEENPNDAKLIIQKVILAAQARHAAKKAREMVQRKTVMGGGGLPGKLSDCSEQDPARCEVYLVEGDSAGGTAKQGRDRNFQAILPLRGKILNVEKAMHHKVFENEEIRNIFTALGVTVGTAEDSKALNLEKLRYHKVIIMCDADVDGSHISTLILTFFFRFMKELIEEGHVYIAAPPLYLVKKGNKKEYAWNDVQRDQANERMGGSANIQRYKGLGEMNAEQLWETTMDPNFRTLRQVNIDSLAEADQVFSMLMGDEVPPRREFIEKNAVYANIDA from the coding sequence ATGAGCGAAGAAATCAAGAAGAACAATTATTCAGCAGATAGTATTCAGGCATTAGAAGGGATGGAGCACGTAAGAATGCGTCCATCGATGTATATTGGTGATGTAGGGGTTCGAGGACTACACCATCTGGTTTACGAGGTTGTTGATAACTCTATTGATGAGGCGATGGGAGGACATTGTGATACGATTAGTGTTGCAATAAACGAAGACGGTTCGGTTACAGTTGAAGATAACGGTCGTGGTATTCCAGTTGATTTACATAAAAAAGAAGGAGTTTCTGCACTTGAGGTTGTAATGACTAAAATTGGTGCCGGAGGTAAATTTGATAAAGACTCTTATAAAGTTTCTGGAGGACTTCACGGTGTTGGGGTTTCTGTAGTAAATGCACTTTCGGTTCACATGAAGTCTACTGTTTTTAGAGAAGGAAAAATCTATGAACAAGAATACGAAAGAGGAAAATCATTATATCCGGTTAAACAAATTGGAGAAACAGAAAAAAGAGGTACTCGTCAGACTTTTTATCCTGATGATACTATTTTTACTCAAACTACTGAGTTTTCATACGATACGCTTTCAGCTCGTATGCGTGAGCTTTCTTTCTTAAATAAAGGAATCACAATCACGTTTACAGATAAGAGAGAAGTAGATGAAAAAGGCGAATTTAGAAGTGAAGTATTCCACTCTGATGAAGGTCTTAAAGAATATATTCGTTATTTAGACGGTAACCGTGAGCCAATTGTTTCTCATGTTATCAGCATGGATAATGATAAAGGTGAAATTCCGGTGGAGGTTGCCTTGATTTATAATACAAGCTATACGGAGAATATTTTTTCTTACGTAAATAATATTAATACTCACGAAGGAGGAACGCATTTACAAGGTTTTAGAAGTGGTTTAACAAGAACACTTAAAAAATATGCTGATGCTTCAGGGTTATTAGATAAATTAAAATTCGAAATTGCTGGAGATGACTTCCGTGAAGGATTAACTGCTATTATTTCGGTAAAAGTTTCTGAACCGCAATTCGAAGGACAAACAAAAACCAAACTTGGAAACAGAGAAGTAGTTTCTCCAGTTTCTCAAGCAGTTGGAGAAATGTTAGAGAATTATTTGGAAGAAAACCCAAATGATGCAAAATTGATTATCCAAAAAGTAATCTTAGCGGCTCAAGCACGTCACGCAGCGAAAAAAGCTCGTGAAATGGTACAGCGTAAAACCGTTATGGGCGGTGGAGGATTACCAGGAAAATTATCTGATTGTTCTGAGCAAGATCCTGCAAGATGTGAGGTTTACCTAGTCGAGGGAGATTCGGCTGGTGGAACAGCAAAACAAGGACGTGATCGTAATTTTCAAGCGATTCTGCCATTACGTGGTAAGATTTTGAATGTTGAAAAAGCGATGCATCATAAAGTATTCGAAAACGAAGAGATCCGTAATATTTTTACTGCTTTAGGAGTAACAGTAGGAACTGCAGAAGATAGTAAAGCACTTAACTTGGAAAAACTAAGATATCATAAGGTAATCATCATGTGTGATGCCGATGTCGATGGTAGTCACATTTCTACCTTAATATTAACGTTCTTCTTCCGTTTCATGAAAGAACTAATTGAGGAAGGTCACGTGTATATTGCTGCACCGCCTTTATACTTAGTTAAAAAAGGAAACAAAAAAGAATATGCTTGGAATGATGTTCAACGTGATCAAGCAAACGAAAGAATGGGTGGAAGTGCTAATATTCAACGTTATAAAGGTCTTGGAGAGATGAATGCGGAGCAATTATGGGAAACTACAATGGATCCAAACTTCAGAACTTTACGTCAGGTAAATATTGATAGTTTAGCAGAAGCAGATCAGGTTTTCTCTATGTTAATGGGTGATGAAGTACCGCCACGTAGAGAGTTTATTGAGAAAAATGCAGTTTATGCAAATATTGACGCATAA
- the asnB gene encoding asparagine synthase B: MSGLLAVIGKGKAPQLVKELSERMSHRGPDESDIHIMENGSVLCHESLSIIDLNSGKQPIQGTDKAWMIHDGEIYNYQELKDTVLKHHTFRTNSDSEVIVHLYEEFGYDFCNKLDGDFAFVVIDGDKYIAGRDPIGVKPLYYGLDERGRIYFSSEMKSIADQCKSFSTFPPGHYYTAKTGFVKYYHPEYEDHKKATQTLDLELIRESLIESTRKRLLAEVPLGVVLSGGLDTSLISAVTSRLLKDKGEKLHSFSIGLNADSPDNIAARKAAEFLGTEHHEVHFSVEEGVKILEKVIYHIETYDIISVRSGVPMYLLSKEIANQGIKVVLSGEGADEVFGGHLYFRNAPSEEEFQDETIERVQKLFTADLLRADKTTMAHGLEVRFPFLDTDFLDTTIRIKTEEKQPKTYDGIEKYILRKAFDVAENQYLPSEILWRQKEQFSDGVGYNWVDELIEYCASQVTDEQLAGANIEFPYNSPTTKEAYLYRSIFHKYYPQVSAAQTVRKWIPKWQENLDPSGRANAAHLNGNFETVKTGITV, translated from the coding sequence ATGTCTGGATTATTAGCCGTAATTGGTAAAGGAAAAGCCCCACAACTCGTAAAAGAACTTTCTGAAAGAATGTCGCATCGCGGCCCTGACGAAAGTGATATTCATATTATGGAAAACGGAAGTGTGCTTTGTCATGAAAGTTTATCTATTATTGATCTTAATTCAGGGAAACAGCCAATTCAAGGAACTGATAAAGCTTGGATGATTCACGATGGTGAAATCTATAATTATCAGGAACTTAAAGATACGGTTTTAAAGCATCATACTTTTAGAACAAATTCAGATTCTGAAGTGATTGTACATCTTTATGAAGAATTTGGATATGATTTTTGTAATAAACTAGATGGCGATTTTGCATTCGTTGTTATCGATGGAGATAAATATATTGCAGGTCGCGATCCGATTGGAGTAAAACCTTTGTATTATGGTTTGGATGAAAGAGGAAGAATTTATTTTTCGTCAGAAATGAAATCTATTGCAGATCAATGTAAATCATTTTCAACTTTTCCTCCTGGACATTATTATACAGCAAAAACTGGTTTTGTAAAGTATTATCATCCAGAATATGAGGATCATAAAAAAGCAACTCAGACATTAGATTTAGAACTTATTCGCGAAAGTTTAATAGAGTCAACTCGTAAGCGTTTGTTGGCAGAAGTGCCTTTAGGAGTGGTATTGTCTGGTGGTTTGGATACCTCTTTGATTTCTGCCGTAACTTCAAGATTATTAAAAGACAAAGGAGAAAAACTGCATTCATTTTCTATCGGATTAAATGCTGATTCACCAGATAATATTGCGGCTAGAAAAGCAGCTGAATTTTTAGGAACTGAACATCACGAAGTTCATTTTTCTGTAGAAGAAGGAGTTAAGATTTTAGAAAAAGTAATTTATCATATTGAAACGTATGATATTATTTCTGTAAGATCGGGAGTTCCGATGTATTTGCTTTCTAAAGAAATTGCTAATCAAGGAATAAAAGTAGTTTTGTCAGGAGAAGGTGCAGATGAAGTTTTTGGAGGTCATTTGTATTTTAGAAATGCCCCTTCAGAAGAAGAATTTCAAGACGAAACAATCGAGAGAGTTCAGAAATTGTTTACTGCAGATTTGCTTCGTGCCGATAAAACGACAATGGCGCACGGTTTAGAAGTGAGATTTCCGTTTTTGGACACAGATTTTTTAGATACTACAATTCGAATTAAAACAGAAGAAAAACAACCAAAAACTTACGACGGAATTGAAAAATACATTTTAAGAAAAGCCTTTGATGTTGCTGAAAATCAATACTTGCCTTCAGAAATTTTATGGCGTCAGAAAGAACAGTTCTCAGACGGAGTTGGGTATAATTGGGTAGATGAATTAATAGAATATTGTGCTTCGCAAGTTACAGACGAACAATTGGCTGGCGCAAACATAGAATTTCCATATAATTCGCCAACAACAAAAGAAGCTTATTTATATCGATCAATTTTCCATAAATATTATCCGCAAGTCAGCGCGGCACAGACCGTTCGAAAATGGATTCCGAAATGGCAAGAAAATTTAGATCCAAGCGGAAGAGCAAATGCAGCTCATTTGAATGGAAATTTTGAAACCGTAAAAACCGGGATTACAGTTTAA
- the asnB gene encoding asparagine synthase B: MCGIVCAFDLKQKAEALRPQVLEMSKIIRHRGPDWSGIYSNDKAILSHERLAIVDPASGKQPLFTEDKKLVLAANGEIYNHRDLRKQFEGKYNFQTESDCEVILALYKEKGVSFVDELNGIFGFAIYDVDKDEYFVARDHMGIIPLYIGWDQHGTFYVASELKALEGYCTKIELFPPGHYLSSKDGEFVQWYKRDWTEYDAVKDNETSIPEIRKALEAAVHRQLMSDVPYGVLLSGGLDSSITSAVAKKFAQKRIESDDTTDAWYPQLHSFSVGLEGSPDLAAARKVADHIGTIHHEIKFTIQEGLDAVRDVIYNLETYDVTTVRASTPMWLMARVIKSMGIKMVLSGEGADELFGGYLYFHKAPNAKEFHEENVRKLGKLHMYDCLRANKSLAAWGIEGRVPFLDKEFMDVAMRINPQDKMINKEHPMEKWVVRKAFEDMLPESVAWRQKEQFSDGVGYSWIDTLKEVVAREVSDEQLANARFKFPLQTPTSKEEYYYRSIFTEHFPSDAAALCVPQEASVACSTKIALEWDEAFKNMNDPSGRAVASVHDDAYVKA; this comes from the coding sequence ATGTGTGGAATTGTATGTGCCTTTGATCTTAAACAAAAAGCCGAAGCGTTAAGACCTCAAGTATTAGAAATGTCTAAAATCATTCGTCACCGCGGACCAGACTGGAGCGGAATTTATAGCAATGATAAAGCGATTCTTTCTCATGAGCGTTTGGCAATTGTAGATCCAGCTTCAGGAAAACAACCTTTATTTACGGAAGATAAAAAATTGGTTTTGGCTGCAAACGGTGAAATTTACAATCACAGAGATTTACGTAAGCAATTTGAAGGAAAATATAACTTTCAGACTGAAAGTGACTGCGAAGTTATTTTAGCATTATATAAAGAAAAAGGAGTAAGCTTTGTTGACGAATTAAACGGAATTTTCGGTTTCGCAATTTATGATGTGGATAAAGATGAGTATTTCGTAGCTCGTGACCATATGGGAATTATTCCGTTATACATTGGATGGGATCAGCATGGAACTTTTTATGTAGCTTCTGAGTTAAAAGCTCTTGAAGGATATTGTACAAAAATCGAATTATTCCCTCCAGGACATTATTTATCAAGCAAAGACGGCGAATTTGTACAATGGTACAAAAGAGATTGGACAGAATATGATGCAGTAAAAGATAACGAAACAAGTATTCCAGAAATCAGAAAAGCATTGGAAGCGGCGGTTCACAGACAATTAATGAGTGACGTTCCTTACGGAGTTTTACTTTCGGGAGGTTTAGATTCTTCAATTACTTCGGCTGTAGCCAAAAAATTCGCTCAAAAACGTATTGAGTCAGATGATACTACAGATGCTTGGTATCCGCAATTGCACTCTTTCTCAGTTGGATTAGAAGGTTCGCCAGATTTAGCTGCAGCAAGAAAAGTAGCAGATCATATTGGAACTATTCACCACGAAATTAAATTTACAATCCAAGAAGGTTTAGATGCTGTTCGTGATGTAATTTATAACTTAGAAACTTACGATGTAACTACTGTAAGAGCTTCAACTCCAATGTGGTTAATGGCAAGAGTGATCAAGTCAATGGGAATAAAAATGGTTCTTTCAGGAGAAGGAGCAGATGAGTTATTTGGAGGATATTTATATTTCCACAAAGCACCAAACGCTAAAGAATTCCACGAAGAAAACGTTCGTAAATTAGGAAAACTTCATATGTACGACTGTTTACGTGCAAACAAAAGTTTAGCAGCTTGGGGAATCGAAGGGCGTGTGCCATTCTTAGATAAAGAATTTATGGATGTTGCAATGCGCATCAACCCACAAGATAAAATGATCAACAAAGAGCACCCAATGGAAAAATGGGTTGTTCGTAAAGCTTTTGAAGATATGCTTCCAGAAAGTGTTGCTTGGAGACAAAAAGAGCAATTTTCTGATGGAGTAGGCTATAGCTGGATTGATACTCTGAAAGAAGTGGTAGCAAGAGAGGTTTCAGATGAACAATTGGCAAATGCAAGATTTAAATTTCCATTGCAGACTCCAACTTCAAAAGAAGAATATTACTATCGTTCTATTTTTACAGAACATTTCCCAAGCGATGCGGCGGCATTATGCGTACCTCAGGAAGCAAGTGTAGCTTGTAGTACTAAAATTGCTTTGGAGTGGGATGAGGCTTTCAAAAACATGAACGATCCATCAGGAAGAGCAGTTGCAAGTGTTCACGATGATGCTTATGTTAAAGCGTAA